From Zea mays cultivar B73 chromosome 3, Zm-B73-REFERENCE-NAM-5.0, whole genome shotgun sequence:
TAAATGCATTTACAATTGTTGCTATGTTTAGAAATTATTCCTTGGCCACTCTGGTTATCCAATTTTGGCAGGTAGCAAATGCTAATGCTAAATCTGGAGAGGAAGCTGAGATTAAAATTCATCTGGCTTGTGAATATTCTGGGAAACCAATTCAGTTCTTGCAGGAAGTAGAATTCATGTCATGTACTCTGTCAAACTCTATCAATGAGATCACTTTGAGATTTTTTGTGCCAAACTGAAGCACCAATTGATATGCTGTTGTTTCTCATATGGGTTGatgttataaaataaaatgacgttTAAAGATGGGATAATTGCACTGTGAACCTGTCAACAAACTGTTTCTGCCCAAATTTTAGATTCATGAGAAAATCTTGCCATAATAATGTGATATCTCATTTGTTAGCTATGCTCCAGTTGGTTCTCTCAAGTCCATTATAAAAGTTTTTGGTGCCCCACAAAGTAAAGATTTTATTAGCAAAATGAGCTCAAAATATGTTCTGTCAATCTTCTTTGTTCTCTCTTTCTAAACCTAGTTTTAGAGCGTCTGATTAATCCGCTCACTCGTTTGGCACTTTTTAGCATCTGATTTGAGGGGGCGGTTTTTCTTTAGTTCAGTGATAAATGAACCACTTCGTGTAGGTCGAAGTACACAAGAGGCCAGCGAGGTCACGCAGAAAACCAGAGGAAAGAGGTAAAAGTAAAATATCCAGTAGTGCAAGTGGCTTCTCCCCGAGCAAATTAGAGAATTCATCATCAAATTTGCAAGCTCCTATGCAACATGTACAGACTCCTCAATATGCACTGTTCCAGGATAGCAAGAAGATAGGAAAGGTTCAGCATGCTAATCAGTTTATGTTTCCCGAATATGGGTATCCTGCATATCCATTTCCTACCATTCCGTTAGTGTCAAACATTCAAGCTGATGGCTATCAGACAAAATCAGCTGGCACAAGTTGCCGAACTTCAGAAGATTCCCCAAAACAGTCAAGTTCAATAGAAATGTCACAAGACATACCATCGAGACCACTGTCAATGACACCACAAGAAAAGATAGAAAAGCTTAGGCGCCGGCAGCAAATGCAAGCGCTGATAGCTATTCAGCGACAGCAGCAACAGTTTGGTCAACAGGGTTCTGGCAGTGATCCAATGGTGTCTCAAGCATactctcttaggaacaaaaatctGGATTCCTTAGGTAGTTCAATTGTCATAGATGAAAACACAAATGAGATTTTTTCGCCTGAGATGATTCCGACATACCATGGCCCGGTTCACAAGAGTTCTGCAATTTCAGATGATCCCTTTATAGAGGAAAAAATATATTATCAACTACAAGATGCTCTTGACAAGGCAATTTGTTAACACCCTTTCAATTTCATAAATTCTTCATAAGTTTACTAAGAGTATTATTCAGTTGCTGGAAATGTTCAATAGAAAATTTAACTTTTTTTAATTCTTCTGACACAGTTGGATACCAAAACTCGACTATGCATTCGAGATAGTTTACTTCGTTTGGCCCATAGTGCAACAGAGAGACAAATTGATGGTGATAGGAGCAGCACTAACAAGACAAATAAAGATGAagatgaagcttcagaagatgcATTTACTAGGAGAACAAGGTAGAGTACACCAAAAATGGTTTTGTTAACGTGTTTCTGTATTACTCTCAGGTAACTGATGATATGCAACGTGACCTCAAATCATGTCTTACTTACCATCATGGCTCAGTTTATATTTTTATGATCTCAGGTCTCCCACTAAGGAAGAAGAAACAATCACTAATCCAACTGATCGTATAGTGGCCTATTTGCTGTTTCATAGACATTGCTCCCAGGTTGCAGCAGCAACAAAAGAAGAAATCATATCCTCAACCCCCTTGACACTAGAACCTGGTGAGTTGCCTATATGCATCTAAAGAGTATGTTTCATATATGCTTGTGAGATCAACACATAGTAACCCTTTCAAATTTCACAATGTGCAGAGCTGAAGGTACCATTGGGAACTACTATGGTACTATCAGAAGATCAACTGCTTTCAGAGGATCAACGAGATGAGCAAAAAAATGTGTTGCAGCCGTCACAATAAGGTGAGATGTGCTAGAAGATAAGGCTTTACTTAATTTGAGTAAGATTATTTGCATTTAATTAGCCTATGAATCTATTGTCGTCCTTCTAATGAGCATACAGATGCTGATTGATCAACTGTTCAGAATCAATATGATAGCAAACCCCGTGATGATGACAGTCTGCTGATCACCTGTGGCTCCGGAGATCCCTTGTGTAATATGTAACCATTTCAACATTGTAGCATTCTTTTTTTTTCATCATGTAATAACATCTCAGACTGTATACGAACCTACAATTGTGTGTCGAGCCCTAAAAAGAGCAAACCTTGGACATCGTTATGATTAAACTCAATGTATGCACTCTCTCATTTCTCCGAAGAAAATACCCTTTTTCTCTTGCGTGACCGCGCAATGTTTAGAGGTGGCTGCTTACTTGGGAAAATATTGATGTCACATAGAGCAGTATTATTCTCGTTGCCATACTTTTTTGTTGAGAACGATGACGCCTAAGAAAGAGGTGAAATGATGACGCCTAAGAAAGAGGCCTAAGAAAGAGGTTAATTAGATAATTTGATTTCTCTTTAAACTGGTATCTATTTGTCTCAGTTAAAATCTATGTAATAAATAAAATATCTTGTGTGTAACTATGGTTTTAACTAAGTATTGCTATCTCTAATGCAAAAAGTTATGCGACCTAGTTTCTAATCTATCCGCTAGCCCATAATAAAGTTAGGAAGGTAAAACATATAACTAAGGTAATACATTATAAATCTAGAAGCTTAAAGTCTCATAGAGATATAAACTATTATGATATTTCTATTGAGGTAGTGAGAAGTGTGCAAACTTTTTCCTTTGGATGCCCACGCAAGAGAAGTCAAAGGAATGAGGATGGCTAAGAGGGATGAGGGTTGAATTAGGGCTTCTATTTTTGCACTAATATAGGCCTCAAATTAGTTGCTTAAACAAAACATATGTAGATAACCAAGCGAGCTAGTGCAACTAAGGTTTTATCTAAGTGCTGCGATCTCTACTGCAAAATGGAGTAATGCGACCTAGGTTCCAATCCTATCAACTAGCCTATGATCTAAGCTAGAAAAGGTAAATCAAAACCAAATGAAGCAATATATATGCGAAAGCTTAAGAGTGGTAGAGAATACAAACTACCGTTGAAGTACCGATATTTTTATCAAGGTATCAAGAACTGTGTAAGGTTCTTACTATACATCTGTTGGTTACTTGTTTTCAATTGCTAtgaatcaaaaacaaggcaacactaatattaaatattaaggaccttcgtcctctgaagcattatctTCTTTCAAAGATAATGGTTCTAGAACAAAGGTGATGAAAAACAGGTCTTCATTTCTTATAATGTAATATTATATAAAgtctttatttatttcattaccaTGTTTAAATAATGTTATAATCTGAACTATACACCAATAAAGCATTACAAGCATtacattacatttataccttcagctTGCTCGAAGGAGAGAATGACATCCAATtaacgcgtgaacagtacgagggtactgtttatctatttataggcatgagacGTAGCCCAAGAAAAAGTACAATTATGACCCTGATGTTTATACACTTGTCCTAATACAGATACTAAGGATAACCGAGTCTTTTCATTGTTGATTTGGTTTCTTGTGTGACCTTCGGGACCACCTTAAGCCGAAGCTCTGATTCTTGTCGAAGCTCTATTATATTCCTTACGCTCCTTACTTCGctactttagcttcggcatttggtcCTGCATCATGTCTGTTAAGATGAATTAAAGCAACTTTGTTCACTATGAGGACCTTCAATAGAGAAGAAGACCCCTAACTGTAgcccttcgcggcgctagatcgttttttcataacgagctcgatccgagaAACATATGAAGGCTTCTGAATGCCGAATGTCCAAGCGGCTGGAAATGATAGAAACGATGTGTAATGAGATTCTTGGTAATTATACCAAGAAAGAAGACCAACTGATGACTGTTGCCTTTGGCACTCGAAAAAAGCGAAGGTTGAATCGAGTGATGGACGCCTTGGCTTCAAATATCCTGACAATGAAATTTTTGAAGAAGCTGGGGAGTAAATAAAAAGAGGGTTGTGAGTATTTTGAAAAGGCAATCAATAAGGTCGATTGAAGAAGACAGACAGAAAGATGTGTCAAAGAAACGGAAAGTTTCAGGGGAGTCGAAGCCTTTGGCTCCTAAGAAGCGAAAATCTTCGGATTTGTGCCACACTGAGAAGAAGGTGCATAATTCGCTAGAAAAGATCCCTGGTACCTCTTCGTCTTCCTCTATTGGGGTAACAGAGATCCTGAAGGTAATGATTAAACCCTTCCCCTTTGctttgctaagtcctctgggatcaGATCTGACTAGCTTATTGCTATCAAAGGAGAAGGGAACAGGAAAAGGTATCGAAGGAGGGAGCAAAAAGGATGCTTCGGTGATCGGGTGGGGACGGAAATGTTTAGAAAAAACGGCGTATGATGGCTGTGATGAGGGCTGTACACAAGACTCCCTACCGGCCGCAATAGAAAAAATTGCTCCTCCCGCTGCTGTCGAAGCTACTGAAGTAGAGAATGAGCCTGAAAGCAGCGGAGGCTCGCTCGGGACCACACTATTAGAAAATTGATAGAATTATAGCTAATGTGGTTCCCGAGAAGGGAATAGGTGATGTCACTGCTGCCGAAGTTGCAACTTCAAAGATGAAGGATATAGAAGAAGCTTTTTCGGAGAGCAAGGATTTTGACCTACGACACCTGGGTGGCCAGCAGCTCTCTAAAGAAGACATTTCTTAGTTAGGAGAGTTTGCTATTGCGGGTGGCTACCAGCCCAGGTCTGTGCTTTTTTGTGGCGTTGACGAAGAGATTCTAGGGTGCATCCCTAATCGTGTCGGGGCAAAAATTGTTAATACTTTATCAAAAAGCATTGGATTTTTGAAGCTTGAACGGGATCTTAGCAACTATAGGAAGTAGCATATCACTGGGAGCTTATTTTACTCGAATTTTAAGGTACAAAATTTATTATTTCTTCTTCTAATTCATTGGTTTCAAATTTTAAGGGTTAAAAGCTTATGTGTCTTCAACCTTTGTAGCAGAgcttgctactgagcaaagccttgaagttGCAGCAAGAGAACGAAGATAAGAAGAATGATCTTATTGTCAACGATCTAGAAAAAGAAAGTGAAGAACATTGAAAACTTGTTAGAAGAAAAGCACTCTAAGCTCAAAGCTGCCGAAGCAAATCTTGCTGAAGCTCACCTTCGTAACAAAAACCAAGTCATAAAAGTTACGATCAAAACAAAAAATGGAAGGATTGAGCAAAGAACCTGATCAAGCAAAGTCAACTTTTGAAGATACTGTAACCCGTTTTAAGCGTGAAGCCAAAGAATTAAACCAAAAGGTTAAAGTCGAAGCAGAAAAGAATTCCGAATTGttcgaagccttaaaaacactttgGGATACCTGCTTCAACTTTGCAACTTGATGCACTTCACGACTGCGAGAAATTTTCAATTCAGTCAGCGCTTGAATGCGTTGAAAAAGAATTTAATGACTTTGACGAAGctatgtgtaacaccctgaatttgtgggtataaaatttcttctctaatatctaccaaattcaggtgttacttctttTCTCACCTCTATAGATTTTCTTTTCTACTTCTCTTTAATAGAATTTGGGTTAATTGTGTGACAGATATGTTACTTTCTTTAGAATATTAAAACCTAGGGGAGATATGAATGTTTGCATCATGTTGAATTCAAACTTTAtttttggttgatgcacatgtttgaaatatttTAATTCGAATTGTGGTTTGATTTGATTTGAATTCCATagataaaataaaaagaaaaagaactataaattcaaaggaaaaaaggaaaaagccaATTCGGCCCAAAGCAGCCCAACTCGGCCCAGCCAGCCACGCGCGCGTGCCCGCCCTCCCTCTGACAgccgggccccgcctgtcggcgccaaccaGTGCCCGCGCGTCCTCACTCCCCCTCTCCCTTTTCCCGATGGGGTTGGCCTATCGGCGCCAATCCCCCTCGCGCGCGCGTCCTGTTCTCTCTCTCTGTGCAGCGGACCCACCCCGTCAGCACTGACCGGCATTCACTCGCCCGCTCTAGTTGGCCCGTGGGCCCCGCATGTCGGACCCATCCTCTCGAACCGCCCACACGCACGACCTGCGCGTCACCGTGGACTCCGTGCCCACGACGCACTCCGAGGACGCGCCTGCCCCCACCCCGACCTTTTGTAGCTGTCTAGTACCCCACTCGCTCTCCCTTCTCCCTCGCTCGCTCACCCGttgatatagctgaggtgcccgatctttcggcgagtggagataattccaatttggcggaagatgacccttgtgatccgactacgacgagcaagcccgaggcgccaatacaattgctgaaccaactccctgtggttaccgaccttgctgatgcgagatcggcctgatcacgaatatcgtttcctgtgcgcaatcgaagaacgaacaagaaaaagaagcGAGCAatgtactcgagggtggagttctgaatacatgaAGACAACgatgatttgcgcgtgttcgagagtagctaaagctaacgtaaaacaaaactcgaagaacaaaggaggcgcaactcctggataaatagagagggggcgcaacccctaggggcggccaaccctaggtcgtccactatgggccgcagtagggatggtcgtctattcttctgggccctcattcttcagtagcatgacgtagttaagatctctggcatgggcccgagtgattggcccttgatgtggaggtgctgctggtgtagtcgtactcatagtgatgtcctcatcatcctccccttcttgaagtgaagtcgtcctcgacgtcaactcctcatcctcggccatatatggtttcaaatctgcaacattaaaactagtggaaacaccaaattccgcaggcaggtcaaggatataagcattatcattaatctttgttagcaccttaaaaggaccagcagcacgagacattaaattagaacggcgcaaagtaggaaaccgatcctttctcaagtgcaaccaaaccatatcacctggctcaaaagtaacaagttttcttcctttactaccagcaacctaattttttgcattagtagcagcaatgttctgtttcgtttgttcatgtatggtaatcatttgttcaacatgtgcaacagcatctacatgtggggcattcgtagcattaagtgaaatcaaatcaataggtgccctagggatgtaaccataaacaatctggaaagggcacatctttgtagaagaatgtgtgacatgattgtaagcaaattcaacatgaggcaaacaatcctcccaacgtctcaaattcttgtctaaaacagccctaagcatggaagataaagttctatttactacctcagtttgtccatcagtctgagggtgacaagtagtgctaaacagcaatttagttcccaatttattccaaagtgttggtgacttgctctcaaatgctatgagttaagaacaaggcaacatagaaaatgttaatccttcgtccttcgaagcattatttccctcaggatataatggttttcggacgaaggttatgaagggcgtaccttcataaatacatcatacaataacgaaggttgaatcgtaaggaatataaaggacaacatagacaattatatattattatcatgtataaacagaaataacgttggattacaaatgtaccttcaacttgaaggagatgaaagtacaagcgtgacgcaaaagcgaatgcctaatcagcgtgaacagtacaggggtactgttcacctatttataggcacagcacacagcctatacaaaattacatttatgccctttacatttgataataattctatagtaatctatcgaggtctgaatagccttttcatctttaagtcggtttcatttttttgccaccatgccgaagctttcctgct
This genomic window contains:
- the LOC103643041 gene encoding protein LNK2 isoform X1, whose translation is MFNWNDEQQQAGDAIWAEFNDSGDHIVPYPKGVEDSTIVSARDLKNNEEEVASIAGISEHSTGVQTGLQVMEKQTANQTCAHFSATQIDMESWPDLPSLNPTLDRNYSDDNIASTYLAFSAEPSLQKVTGNATGQIDGESEVFGNDQEEKSNSFLDCDWGNIGDFDDFDRLFSNSDSIFGNGIVASDNDFLSASSNLMDNAVQSIPIPQLPLNKRPSSDRGPSLVLTKEISSGVTITKQENKVEVHKRPARSRRKPEERGKSKISSSASGFSPSKLENSSSNLQAPMQHVQTPQYALFQDSKKIGKVQHANQFMFPEYGYPAYPFPTIPLVSNIQADGYQTKSAGTSCRTSEDSPKQSSSIEMSQDIPSRPLSMTPQEKIEKLRRRQQMQALIAIQRQQQQFGQQGSGSDPMVSQAYSLRNKNLDSLGSSIVIDENTNEIFSPEMIPTYHGPVHKSSAISDDPFIEEKIYYQLQDALDKLDTKTRLCIRDSLLRLAHSATERQIDGDRSSTNKTNKDEDEASEDAFTRRTSLYFYDLRSPTKEEETITNPTDRIVAYLLFHRHCSQVAAATKEEIISSTPLTLEPELKVPLGTTMVLSEDQLLSEDQRDEQKNVLQPSQ
- the LOC103643041 gene encoding protein LNK2 isoform X2 produces the protein MFNWNDEQQQAGDAIWAEFNDSGDHIVPYPKGVEDSTIVSARDLKNNEEEVASIAGISEHSTGVQTGLQVMEKQTANQTCAHFSATQIDMESWPDLPSLNPTLDRNYSDDNIASTYLAFSAEPSLQKVTGNATGQIDGESEVFGNDQEEKSNSFLDCDWGNIGDFDDFDRLFSNSDSIFGNGIVASDNDFLSASSNLMDNAVQSIPIPQLPLNKRPSSDRGPSLVLTKEISSGVTITKQENKVEVHKRPARSRRKPEERGKSKISSSASGFSPSKLENSSSNLQAPMQHVQTPQYALFQDSKKIGKVQHANQFMFPEYGYPAYPFPTIPLVSNIQADGYQTKSAGTSCRTSEDSPKQSSSIEMSQDIPSRPLSMTPQEKIEKLRRRQQMQALIAIQRQQQQFGQQGSGSDPMVSQAYSLRNKNLDSLGSSIVIDENTNEIFSPEMIPTYHGPVHKSSAISDDPFIEEKIYYQLQDALDKLDTKTRLCIRDSLLRLAHSATERQIDGDRSSTNKTNKDEDEASEDAFTRRTRSPTKEEETITNPTDRIVAYLLFHRHCSQVAAATKEEIISSTPLTLEPELKVPLGTTMVLSEDQLLSEDQRDEQKNVLQPSQ